TAATCAGTCTTGTTCGGTCTTTTATTTTGCCGTAAAAGTCAAAAGTATCctaaattttcattttaaaatcagattttgtgcaaataagaatagaaaatatctgtttcaatgatttttttatgtaaaaaactcTAATTTGGGTctcatttacctgctgtgtgaataaaGCCATAGTGATGCCATAATTAGAGCTTTTATGAAACtgaagtttaaataaaaacaaataattcggaaaaatattaaaattgtaaaatgttctgATCATTGCATCAAAGTGACATCTGGTGGCCAATCAGCGAGCAGTCAAAAGAACAACTTTCGTCATTAACAATAGTACTTGTGGCTTAccctggctagtactgctggagcagtattagcattagccgctaagcactagctccatcattcagaggtgagtatatcagactgtagtctgagcgtttaccatgttaaaacaagctacgtgtgatgAACCATTAGCTAATATCGCCATGGCTTACCAgatcactcagggttcctcagtctagcactcagaacactagcggttagctgctgatgctgctgcacccagccttagagcaaatctggaaatctaagcttactgtaaaaataaagagaagtgctttactcacccaaatacagttttcaggagagaaatctgtgtagattttttaaagaattagttttgtttacttaaattagctTTTGCTGAAGGAAAGCATGGTGatgcccctgttccttactagtatcgcaTAATGTTAATTTAGGACATATTATTGTCTGTTCTATTAGTACAGCATTCTTCCCAACAGAGCTAAATATTTTTCCTGCTATAAAATCAGATTAATCTTTGCAGTGTTTTGGAATTAAATAGAGTTCAGTCAGCTGCTGCTATAAACACACACCAAGCTACACTTCatcactgtatacacacacaccaaaaaaggTCATGTATCAGCAGGCAGGACTGGACTCTGAAGATGGAAACCTGGGCATCAGGACTTAACATTACATCATCCTTATAAAACCAAACCCCAGTTATAAACTTAACCAATCATCTGAGATGTGTTCAATGAATGTTGGATCTTTAAATTTCATACTTGTacaaatgtgcttctggaagaatggtgaaaaaaaaaaaaaaaaaatcccattaacacactcctaaacctagTGGAAATCCTCTCCAAAAGAGCTGAAGCTCCTTCAGCTGTAAAGGGTGGACTGAGTTcttattaaaccctatggattagcTATATATGCAAAGAGAGATGAGCTAACACTTATGATGCCGACTAGCAGACTTTCAAAAAGTCCATATTTCCAATTTAAGCAAATTTGCATGAGTTTTCACTGGATGGAAGACAatcagttgctgtttttttattgtgttttattcagtgtttagTACTCAAACCTGTTGATGGTAAATATAGGGTTTGGGAAGATTAACagctttattaaaatattttgacaaaaTCTAAGAATGGCAAACCAAATAGTAAAAAGATGacaactttataaaaaataaataaatggtagcatttaaaaaaaaaaaaaaaaaaaaaaaaaaaaaaaaaaaaacattttctagaaTGGATCCACTTCACATTTCAACCCATTATATAGCTCCAAAAACaaagattttaaaataatcagtttcacTGCTTAGTAAGACAATTAGCAGAGAAAGATGagaattttacttgctaagattgcTGAAAAGAAAGTTCTTGTTTTTGGATTCATGGTAGCtgaagggggggggggatttggAGAGTAGCCATTAGTTTACCCTGCATTTGTTCATTTtggcacacacaaaaaaaaaaaaaaaaaaaaaaaaaaaaaaaaagtggttagTAGGCAAAGttctgcatttacattttttttttaaacattgatgTTGACTTACTGATTTAGAAACCAATAGATCTCACTTTAAtaaattcaattttaaattttGTGTCCTACCATTTTGTTGGGGCAAaaattagggggggggggggggggattcactatctggatggagagtgttatctggataggggttttactgaacgatgagaagccggattAAAAACAAGATTAAATTAAAccggagtaacaaggctatttatTAAAATTGAAGGAGTAAAACAAGGAAGCATCAGGTAGAGGCACAATAAACCCATTACtgcaaaaatccattggcaaaaactaaacaaaatatatgcaaattaagacaaatgtatgtatattaagcaaaagaaattataaaataaaaagtcactgtttttggaaacAAGATTCAGAATAATGAAGCCAAGTTACTAAAAATAAAGGtacaaattctaaaaaaaaaaaaaagaatgtaagataattatccctaaaataagaaaaataatctaacacttagaTTTACTGCCTTAAATTCAGtaaattttacttgctaagatttagttttttgcagtgcaagAAATGAGCAAACACTCCAGAAATTTAAGTACAAAAAGCTTTTATTTGAGATTAAATTATACAGTAAAGtgcaaaaaagaagaaagaaaagttAAAACCATCAGTCACTCGTCTCATTTCTCAGCTGCTTTCCTTCCTTTTCTCCCAGTGGCTTTCTGACCTTCTTTTCCTTCCTCTCCTCCATCACTCGCTTTCTGACCCGCCTTCTTCCCTTTCTTCCCGGCCACCGCCGCCTCGGTTTCCTCCGTCGCTCCTTCCTCTGCTTTCTGAGCTCCTTTCTTCCCTCCCTTCTTCTGCGTGGGTTtatcagactccgcctcctcgCTCTTGGTGGTTTTTGAGGGTTTCTGGGCTTTGGGTTTGGGCTCCTCACCGGCAGCAGCGCTGCTGCTGTTCTGTTTGGCCTTGGGCTTCTTAGCTGGAGCTACTTTTGAAGCTGAGGCGTCTTTCTTAGTCTTCTTGGGTTTCTCCCCCTGCAGGAGAagcaggaagtgatgtaagatcAGCAGAAGAACTGAACAAACTGAACAAAATCACTCAGAAAAACAAGATTCTGTAAAATTTACACAGGTTCTTTTAATACTTTGGAAGTTGCAGTGGTGCCAATCACTCAAATCCACAGTAAAAAGAGGGAAATAAGTTATCATTGAGAAATTTAAGAAATGCCCAATTTCAGATGCTTCAATACATTCACACTAGATCACAAATTTAAATCATTGAAAAGTccctttatttcaataatttagctcaaaatgtgaaacctaTTCTATACAATCCATTTTAAGAGTCTGATTATAAAGCTTAGACAattaaacccaaaaaacagtgtctgCTAAAAGCGctaattggttttatataaccAAATttcagtgtgggtagtgtgccaagtcctgctggaaaatgaaatctgcattttcataaaagttatcagtagaggaaagcatgaagtgctgtaagattttctgggaaaacaaaacaatggaagcatgaggtgctgtgcctctgctgacaactttaatggagatgtggatttcattttccagcactaCTGGCAGCCTTTGAATTAAACTTTGCTGTGGTACACCATATCAATTGTTTGGTGCAATCgatttgcaacaccttagcaaccacctaagatacCCCAGCAATGGCTTAGCAGCCACCCAACATCAAGGCAATGTTTGAGAAGGACCCTACAGTAcagatcattacattacatttggcagacgcttttgtccaaagcgacttacaatagtcaagtacaatgtaaaataagtttcaaggtaaaacatctttggatagggataaaaggaggtcaaaggggaataataggatagaggagtgaaggaggggaagaaggaaatgaggttagaagtagttagtgtgttagaggtgttaggagagtaagtgctctttgaagagctctgtcttcaggagtttcttaaagatagcaatCTTATAAGATCATGCTTATAAGAGTCTGTTACCACTTTAACCACCACCCTAAATAAATGAACTGTactttagatattaaaagttaaaCTGTGGGTAAACTTCCAATACTATAAATTCAGTACACAAGTACTGAAGCCATAGTGTAGTTAGCCCTGAACTTACCTCAGCAGCAGACTTGGCCTTCTTTGTAGACTTTCCCTTCTCAGCACCTGAAATAGAATAGAAAGTCAGTCAAAtctgaatatttacacatttatagcaATGAAAACCAATTCAAGGCCTGAATTCATACCTCCATCTTTAGCTTTGCCTTTTCCAACATTAGGGTTAGCGTTCTCTTTAGCCTCCTTGGTCTTGGGTGGTTTAGCATCTTTGGGCTTCCTTACTGCAAGCTGAAGATGAAGAGgttaatgattaaataaaataaaattcattgGGTGTGCAGATTAAAACATACAGCAGTATCAGTACAACATTGTTGccagtgattctgtatctactgtaactgtagattaacccttaagtaatgtcttaactagtgttttAATCAGTTGAGACATTAAACAATTAAGTTTTCTGCTGGAAATAATGAATTGGGACATGGGTTAAGACATTTGACATTGCTGATTAAGGTCTTAATGAGTGTCAATTAATGATTAAGACATTCTATAGTAAGTACTGTTAACAAATGTACCCTTATAGTAAAGTATTACTGAAATAAGGAACCCAAAGGAGActactcattctgctgcaggactAACTTGCACCTGAAAGGACTGAAGGACAACCTTCCACAAACCAATCAACCAATAAGAgttaaatatagtaaaatatttaagcaaatacaactaaaaaggtaaaaacatgcCTAATGTTTAGATGCCAAAACAAAAACCTAACTGGACTACAAAGGTGCAACAGAGCACTTTGGTTCAGGGTCcagattttagctttttttttagccAATTTAGGATAATAAACCTGATAGCCACCATGATAAACCACAAATATACATCATTAAATCTCAAGACAAGTCAACAGTTGCAACTTTAGCTCAACCCAAATAAATCTACTTGCATTTGTCCATTCTACCAGCTTCCACCAGACAGAAAAACTCTGCACACTTCAATTAGTTTGGCTTCAATGACTCAATGATTACTTGCATGACATCAAGGCATATTTCAAGTTTATGCAGACGGCCTGCATTAGCCGGAGCCAGATACACTCAATTACACgcatttgtgttttgtttaatggagacttgttgtttttattatagaGTATTTGGGAATCGCCAAGGCTTTGCTTTGTTCAGCCCTTTATTTTACACCCAATTAACCATCAAAGCTCAATAATTCAACAGTAATCGAGAGACTGCCGCTGTATGGCTCACATAAAGGAAAAGTGTGGAGTAGGAGTTCATAACCAGAGCTATGAACACACTGAAGTCTATAACTAAACACTAAAACAAAGAAACCAAAAAAAGCTTTGGTGGCTCAAGAGCTCTTTGGGTGAGCTTGACCTCAGATCATAAAACCAGCACTTAAACTCAGTACAAACGCCATAAAAACCAAGAGCTGTGTTTGAGAAGACGTTTACCCGGAATCGGCCTTGAGCTCCAGTGGAAGTTGATTTCGCCGGTCGTACCAAAGCTCCAGACTCCAGGCCTTTAGCCAGAGCTTTACGAACCATCAACTTCAGCCTGGTCTCGTCCACAGTCGGGTGCTTTTCCTTGATGAAGGTTCGGATGGCCTGAGCAGAGACGCCCTTCCTGGAGTCCAGCTCCATCAGGGCTTCCTTCAGCATGTCCATGGTGGAGGGATGAGTCGGGACTTTTTTGGGGGCGGCAGCTTTGGTCGGCTCTGAAGAAACTTCTGGAAAAAGCAAAGAACCACATTTAGGGTTAAGAAAGAGTGTAAAACAAAGTTAAATTAAAGCGAAGTATAGTAGTAAGGAAGTACCTGAAGAGCTTTGAGCAATTGCATTAGACAAACTTAAAGCTAAACCAAGTGTTGCATCTGTtataagttgcatttaatatccATGTACACAAAACTCAACAAGGTGTTAAGTACTTAAGCCAAAAAAAATTACTCAAGGAAAGAAAACCATAGTGTAGTTAAATCTGAACTTAAACATCTTTGAGCAATTCCATTGAAAACCCATGCCTTATCCattgtgccacaccaaccacaattGTATAACACCATTTAGCTATTGAGCTACAGTGAGCCAACACATCATGTGACTGATACACCAATCAATAagagtccatgggcaagactctAAACACTATATCGGCCCACCTTCGCAAGTCTTACAGGACTTACTTTAgtcaaatacaataaaaatgtgaaaatttagTAAAATCTGGACCTTGAATTCCATTTTCAAGCACTAGATGTTGTAACCACTGGAAATTAAAACAATTGTTTGGTCAAGTAGCATCAAATCTAGCAAAAAACCCAAGTCAAGGACTTCAAATTTGGACCAATGCTTTAGAACCACTTGTTTCCATTAACCCACCATTTTTTATAGGACTTAAATGAGCTGAGGGCTTGAACACAATCAAAAATGGTAAAAAGCTTATATCTTAAACCTTAAAAATActacaaataaaaagtaaagggTTTCTATGACAGTTTGGAAAGTTTTGCCAACTTTAAAATTGCTCTAATTCTTGTATGTTCAACTTGGCATTGATAATTAGCATTCTAGAATAGCAAGACTTAAAAGCTTTTGCTGCTTTAATTGTAAATCAACCACCAACACAAATCACACTTTTAACCAATTCTAGCTTTTTTGCTAAGCTAATTTAAGCttttctggagaaaaaaaattgcAAGAGCTACACAATTTAAGGTCCAAACTCTTTAGTTGCACATTTTAATGCAATTAAATGACTGATTGTTGACCAGAACATTGGGAAAGCCAAATTTAACATTAAACAGAAGACGTTTGGTAATTTATGACAGTGTAATTCTTGAGTTAATTTCAGCACCAAAGCTTAGTATCCTGTAAAAATGAATTTGCTCAAAGTtttagacctttaaaaaaaaaaaaaaaaaaaaaaagtctaaattcTAGAAATAGCCACAACACACTAGACTACAAACCAAGCCCTGATCCTGCAGGCATTAGCTCCATTTTAGCCTAAATTAACCATATTAACCACCAGAACAAACAAAAGGGTCCCAATTAGCCAATAGCAGCATGTTAACAGCAAGACAATCTCCAGAGAGGCTGAGTGACCAATAAAATAACCCTTAAGCTCAAGCAGGACAATAAATCTGCTTTTAAACGGCTCTAAATCAAAGCTGAAGGCCATTTCTCTGGTTTGAAGAAACACCAGCATCTCCAATTGACTCTAAACAGCCATAAACTGCCTCCCAGTTCAAAGAGATCATGAATAAACATCCACTCAGTTCAACAGATCCACATTTACCCAGAGCAGAGCAGTAAAACAGTCCCAGGTGAGCCGTAAGACTCTCCAGTCCGGCTCAGAGACATTCCTCAACACCAAAACTGCTCAACTGTTGGACGCTATGCTAATACACAAGCAGCAAACTGAGGAAAAAAGGCTATAAAATggaatattttcattttattacacAATACATGAGTCAAGAAGTCAAGGGGCAGCACTGTACACACTAGAGCTAAGCATTCAATAATTACCAGTTCTGTTACAAAGTGGTAAAAACCTCAATTAGTGGTGTGCTAACTCATTGTATGCTACAATATCTCCAAATAAAATGTCAAttcattttgttgctgtattTCTTTTTACTAAAAAGTAGTCATATAACCAAGAATAGCTATTGCAACAATGCTCTGAAATATTTTTATACGTCGCCCAGCTCTTGTAGAAACTTGaacaagtcaatgtaaaaacatacCTGGCAACCGTTTGGGAATTAGATTAAAATGCTATAGCCAGTTGTTGCAATTTTAACACGCCAAATCAGATTTTCAACTCCCCCTTACATTGACAGCAGTAAAAGCAGCAGTACCagttagctagccagcagctaaccaAGGCATATGAGCAAACCAacatctaacaaaaaaaaaaaaaaaaaaaacctaaattagCCACAAATTGCAGGTCTTACAAGTGAAGCGGCAAAAGACGCAATAGTTGGTTCTAAGTTTAGTCAAACAAATACCAGATTGAATTAGGCAGCTAGTTGTGATACCGAAATGATTAGCATGCTAGTTTTGTAGCAGTACAGTCATTTAGATTAAACTCTACCCTAGTACTTAGTACTACTTAAGCACCAAAAGTATGTAAAACATACTAATATACTAAAACTACAAAGTAACTAGCTGATTGCTAATCAATGCCTATGGGCAAACTAGCTTTTATTGTGGTGAATTTGATGCTAAACTAGCCCCCAAACTACAGGCCTCTTGCACGTGAAGCAGCAATAGATGCATTAGTAGCACTGTAAATTAAATATGCCAGCTAGTAGCCATTAGCTCAGAGCCTAGCATGCTAGCAACCAGCTCAAACTGTGCTATATTAGCAGTACCCTGTACTAGAATCTAGTAATCTGAAGAACTAAAACTAACAACCTATTTAACTGCAAAATATGTATTAAGCAAATGCTAAACACAGTAGCTAGCTGCTGACTAAAGCCTATGAGCAAACTAGCATCAAaatttaccacaataaaagctaaACTAGCCTCAAACTACCAGCCTCTTACACAGGAAGCAGCAATAAACTCCTTAATTTGTTCTAAATGTAATCAATAAACTACTGCAGACTGAATTATACAGCTAATCATGATCACAGGGCTTAGTATGCTAGTTAACTGCTAAAAACTGACTGCTAACTCATTAGCACAGCACTAGAGCAGAACTTTAAGACTAATGTGGGTACTTAACACTCAAATCACAAACCCATCAGATAAGTTAAATATACTCACCAGGCTACACCTAAAGTACtatcacatttattttttgtatattacacaaatattgatttaaaccatcagatgtgttttatatttcaaaataatatatttaactttttcaCATCAAAATAATCACTATCAATAAAAAACTACACTACACCAATATCAATTTACAGATCAATATCAATCAGATTTGAGGTTGTAGgtctacattaaaataataactcacaaatattgatttatacccTCAGATTTTTGTTGCATTTCAAAATGTTTCATTATATCAGATTTTTGATTCTCTACATCAAAAtagtaactaaaaaaataaataaaataaaaatatataataataattattattattattattattattattattattattattattattattattattataataataataataataataataataataataataataataataataatgttccaCTTCAAATAATTACtaactttcacaaaaaaaaaaattatatatatatatattacacaaacaTTGATTTATACTTTCAGATTTGTGGTTGTGTgtcaatatatttttctttatattaaaaaaaaaaaatgttttcttgaaATCTTAAACTTAAAAGTACCTAAAGTTACAAAAGCCTATGAGCAAACTAGCATCAACAAAAAGCTAAACTAGCTTCAAATTAGAGCTTTTACAAGAGGcctgattttaattttaaatcaacactaCAGAATGAATTAACCAGCTAGTGGTCATTAGCCACAGGACGTAGCATGCTAGTAAACTGCACTATAGTATCAGTACTCAACTAGAGTAAAGCTTTAACCTAAAGAACCAAACTAATGTAGCATATCTCAccaaaattacaaaacaaaaaactggatataaagtaaatatattaattacaCCTAAAGTAGCAGATTTAACTAAGTCCCGAGCAAACTAGCATCTAAAAACACTACAAAAGCTAAACTAGCCTCAAACTACAGGCCTCTTACAAAGGAAGCAGCAATAAACTCATTACTAATTCTAAATTTAGTCAATAAAGCACTGCAAATCAAATTACCCAGCTAGTAGCCATTAGCTCAGAGATTAGCATGCTAGCAACCAGCTCAAACTGTGCTATTGTAGCAGTACTCTGTAAGTTACTAGTGTAGAGTTTAATCTAAAGATATAAAACTAACATGCAAATTATGTATTAAGCAAATGCTAAACATGCTAAACACTGTAGCTAGCTGTTGACTAAAGCCTATGAGCAAACTAGCATCAAAATTAACCATAATAAAAGCTAAACTAGCCTTAAACTACAGGCCTCCAAGGAAGGAAGCAGCAATAAACTCATTACTAATTCTAAATTTAGTCAATAAAAGCACTGCAAATTAAATTAGCCAGCTAGTAGCCATTACCTCAGAGCTTAGCATGCTAGCAACCACCTCAAACTGTGCTAATGTAGCAGTACTCAACTAGAGTAAAGTTTATTCTAAATAACTAAGACTAATGTAACCTATTTAACTGCAAATTATGTATTAAGCAAATACTAAACATGCTAAACACTGTAGCTAGCTGACTGCTAACCAAGGCCTGAGCAAACTAGCATCAAAATTTACCATAATAAAAGCAAAACCAGCCTCAAACTACAGGCCTCTTACAAAGGAAGCAGTAAAGCAGCAATAAACTCATTAATTAGGTCTAAACTTAACCAATAAAGTAGTGCAAATTAAATAAACCAGGGTTAGCATGCTAGTAAACTGCAATATTGTAGCATAATCAGTATTTTAGATTAAAATCTATTCTAGTACTAAGATTAATGTAGTCTATGTGAGGGCCAAAAAGGTACAAAACCATTGGACATTAAGTAAATTAGTATTAATTTACTAAAACTACAAAATCTTTAGCTAATTGTTAACCAAAGCCTGAGGAATCAAGCACcataaaaactacaataaaagCTAAACTATAAGTGAAGTAGAAACTAACTCTACTTTTGGGTCTAAACTTAATCAAATATTGCAGATTAAAAGTTTATAAACACTACAATAAAAGCTAAACTACATTAGCCAgagttagcatgctaacaaaCTGCTCAAACTGCACTACTGTAGCAGTATTTTAGGTTAAAATCTACTATAGGACTAAGATTAATGTAAGTTAGTCTATTTAAGGGCCAAAAAAGGTACAAAACCATTGGACATTAAGTAGACATACTAATTTACTAAAACTACAAAGTACTTAGCTAATTGTTAACCAAGGCCTGAGCAAACACACACCATAAACACTACAATAAAAGCTGAACTATGAAGGAAGGAAAAACTAACTCAATATTTAGGTCTAAACTTAATCAAATATTGTAGattaaaagtttataaaagtCAATATAATACTCCAGATAAACCTGAATTCCAgcacaaacatttaaaataaaccatCTAACCTGCTTCCGGTTCCTCAGCCTGGTTCCTCTCAGGACTCTGAGCTTTAGGAGAGAGGATCTTGGTCTCAGCTGCTTTCTTAGGAGCCATTTTTCTTAAAATGCTTTAAGATTTAAAACTTTAGCAactggaaaacaaataaaacacttcAGAGAGTTCTAAACTCAGCTTCTAAAACCGCTGTATTTATATCCAGAGACACACAGACTCACCTGAGACTCATTAGCTGACATCACAACCAATCagctaatcagccaatcagctaatcagccaatcagctaaTCACTACACAGCAGCCAATCAGTGGACCAAGTTTAGCTCAGCCTCACAGCTCTGCTTTCTACAGGAGaccctaaagaaaaaaaaacctgttttatttctcattattaAGAGCAATATGAccatatttcaactttttaacTTATTTCACAACTTATTTTCACAGGATCTTTacatattattacaaaaatattgatttatacccTTTTAACCCTGATGTgtcaaaataatattattttattccagaCTTTTGATTTTCTacatcaaaataatgacttaaattatttttttgtatattacacaaaaaaaaaatattgatttataccATCAGAGTTTTGCTGTGCATCAAAATAACATTGTATTAAATCAGACTTTTAATTTTCttcattaatattaaaaatatatactacaccAGTATTGATTTATATCCTCAGATTAGTGGTTGtgtgtcaaaataaaattaattcacCACAGACTTTTAATTTTCTACATGAAAATAATTActttcacaaaaatatatatttatattactataatttatataaatattgatttataccctgacatttttgttgtgttacaaaactttttatttttaacattaaaataattattaactttcacaaaaaaaatgtttttttattacacaaaTATAAATTTTTACCCTCTGATTTGTGGTTGTGTGTCAaaatagtattttattatttcagattttaaattgtctatattaaaataattactaactttttcaaagatatttCTTTTAGTACacaaatatagatttttgttttttttcaaaataatattttattatgtgaAATCTTTTTGATTTTCTacatcaaaataatgactaactTTATCAATACAAAATAATACTACACCATTTTTAATTTACAGATCAATATTGATTTTACAGATTTGAGGTTGTAGGtctacattaaaataattaataactttCATACAAATATCGATTTATACCCtcagatttttgttttgtgtcaaaataatattttattatttcagactTTTGATTTTCTacatcaaaataatgactttcacatttttttgtatatcacacaaaaaatatattgatttatatCCTCAAATATCTGTTGTGTTTcaaaatcttattttattatttaaaacgttttattttctacatcaaaataattaataacaaaaatcaaaaaaaaatttaatcacaAAAATCTTTCTTATATTacacaaatattgatttaaacCATCAGATTTTTATGtttcaaaataatattttattatgtcaAAACCTTTTGATTTTCTACATCAAAATAACTACTAAATTGatcaataaacaatatttaataatatatattaatttacagATCAATATTGATTTTACAGATTTGAGGTTGTAGGtctacattaaaataattaataactttCATACAAATATCGATTTATACCCTCAGATatttgttttgtgtcaaaataatattttattatttcagatttATATTTCTACATCAAAATAAGCACCCAATTGTTAAATtacccaaatattgatttaagtttttaaatattttaatatttccaaCTTTAGATTTTCTGCATCAAATTAATGAAtaactttcacaaaaaaatgtacttatattacacaaatattgatttataccctcaaatttgtttttacatttcaaAACTTTTGATTCTCTACATCAAAATAATTAGTAActttcacaaaaatatatatttagatgttCTACATCAAATAATTACTAACTTTCACAAAAATATTAGTTATATTacacaaatattgatttatacttTCAGATTTTGTCAAATCTGTTTgtcaaaataatattatttttcttaAGATAAAAAATACCTGTTTTCTTGAAATCTTAAACTTATTATTATTGTGGGTGCATTTCAAAGTATGTATGTATTATTTGAACTTTAAATTTAGTATATTATAACTATAACTGACTGAATACAAACCAGACAGTTCTCcaaaattatctgaaataaactctttttaaatagacttccattgaaagttaataaTGTTTATCTCTCTGCTGTAGAATTgagctgttttagagatacagtGGCTGT
This genomic interval from Astyanax mexicanus isolate ESR-SI-001 chromosome 1, AstMex3_surface, whole genome shotgun sequence contains the following:
- the LOC103022710 gene encoding protein B4, yielding MAPKKAAETKILSPKAQSPERNQAEEPEAEVSSEPTKAAAPKKVPTHPSTMDMLKEALMELDSRKGVSAQAIRTFIKEKHPTVDETRLKLMVRKALAKGLESGALVRPAKSTSTGAQGRFRLAVRKPKDAKPPKTKEAKENANPNVGKGKAKDGGAEKGKSTKKAKSAAEGEKPKKTKKDASASKVAPAKKPKAKQNSSSAAAGEEPKPKAQKPSKTTKSEEAESDKPTQKKGGKKGAQKAEEGATEETEAAVAGKKGKKAGQKASDGGEEGKEGQKATGRKGRKAAEK